GTCACCACTCACAGTACTCAAGTGTTGAGAgtaagggaagggtgtagtgaccaTGGAAGTGTCACCACTCACAGTACTCAAGTGTTGAGAgtaagggaagggtgtagtgaccaTGGAGGTGTCACCACTCACAGTACTCAAGTGTTGAGAgtaagggaagggtgtagtgaccaTGGAAGTGTCACCACTCACAGTACTCAAGTGTTGAGAgtaagggaagggtgtagtgaccaTGGAAGTGTCACCACTCACAGTACTCAAGTGTTGAGAgtaagggaagggtgtagtgaccaTGGAAGTGTCACCACTCACAGTACTCAAGTGTTGAGAgtaagggaagggtgtagtgaccaTGGAGGTGTCACCACTCACAGTACTCAAGTGTTGAGAgtaagggaagggtgtagtgaccaTGGAGGTGTCACCACTCACAGTACTCAAGTGTTGAGAgtaagggaagggtgtagtgaccaTGGAAGTGTCACCACTCACAGTACTCAAGTGTTGAGAgtaagggaagggtgtagtgaccaTGGAAGTGTCACCACTCACAGTACTCAAGTGTTGAGAgtaagggaagggtgtagtgaccaTGGAAGTGTCACCACTCACAGTACTCAAGTGTTGAGAgtaagggaagggtgtagtgaccaTGGAGGTGTCACCACTCACAGTACTCAAGTGTTGAGAgtaagggaagggtgtagtgaccaTGGAAGTGTCACCACTCACAGTACTCAAGTGTTGAGAgtaagggaagggtgtagtgaccaTGGAAGTGTCACCACTCACAGTACTCAAGTGTTGAGAGTAAGGGAAGGGGTGTAGTGACCATGGAAGTGTCACCACTCACAGTACTCAAGTGTTGAGAgtaagggaagggtgtagtgagcaTGGAGGTGTCACCACTCACAGTACTCAAGTGTTGAGAgtaagggaagggtgtagtgaccaTGGAGGTGTCACCACTCACAGTACTCAAGTGTTGAGAGTAAGGGAAGGGGTGTAGTGACCATGGAAGTGTGGCCACTCACAGTACTCAAGTGTTGAGAgtaagggaagggtgtagtgaccaTGGAAGTGTCACCACTCACAGTACTCAAGTGTTGAGAGTAAGGGAAGGGGTGTAGTGACCATGGAAGTGTGGCCACTCACAGTACTCAAGTGTTGAGAgtaagggaagggtgtagtgagcaTGGAAGTGTCACCACTCACAGTACTCAAGTGTTGAGAgtaagggaagggtgtagtgagcatggaagtgtgaccactcacagtaCTCAAGTGTTGAGAgtaagggaagggtgtagtgagcaTGGAAGTGTCACCACTCACAGTACTCAAGTGTTGAGAgtaagggaagggtgtagtgaccaTGGAAGTGTCACCACTCACAGTACTCAAGTGTTGAGAgtaagggaagggtgtagtgagcaTGGAAGTGTGGCCACTCACAGTACTCAAGTGTTGAGAgtaagggaagggtgtagtgagcaTGGAAGTGTCACCACTCACAGTACTCAAGTGTTGAGAgtaagggaagggtgtagtgagcatggaagtgtgaccactcacagtaCTCAAGTGTTGAGAgtaagggaagggtgtagtgaccaTGGAAGTGTCACCACTCACAGTACTCAAGTGTTGAGAgtaagggaagggtgtagtgaccaTGGAAGTGTCACCACTCACAGTACTCAAGTGTTGAGAgtaagggaagggtgtagtgaccaTGGAAGTGTGGCCACTCACAGTACTCAAGTGTTGAGAgtaagggaagggtgtagtgagcaTGGAAGTGTGGCCACTCACAGTACTCAAGTGTTGAGAgtaagggaagggtgtagtgagcaTGGAAGTGTCACCACTCACAGTACTCAAGTGTTGAGAgtaagggaagggtgtagtgagcatggaagtgtgaccactcacagtaCTCAAGTGTTGAGAgtaagggaagggtgtagtgaccaTGGAAGTGTCACCACTCACAGTACTCAAGTGTTGAGAgtaagggaagggtgtagtgaccaTGGAAGTGTCACCACTCACAGTACTCAAGTGTTGAGAGTAAGGGAAGGGGTGTAGTGACCATGGAAGTGTCACCACTCACAGTACTCAAGTGTTGAGAgtaagggaagggtgtagtgaccatggaagtgtgaccactcacagtaCTCAAGTGTTGAGAGTAAGGGAAGGGGTGTAGTGACCATGGAAGTGTCACCACTCACAGTACTCAAGTGTTGAGAgtaagggaagggtgtagtgaccatggaagtgtgaccactcacagtaCTCAAGTGTTGAGAGTAAGGGAAGGGGTGTAGTGACCATGGAAGTGTCACCACTCACAGTACTCAAGTGTTGAGAgtaagggaagggtgtagtgaccaTGGAAGTGTCACCACTCACAGTACTCAAGTGTTGAGAGTAAGGTAAGGGATGTAGTGACCATGGAGGTGTCACCACTCACAGTACTCAAGTGTTGAGAgtaagggaagggtgtagtgaccatggaagtgtgaccactcacagtaTGCTGCATTCGGCCAAACAACTTTTTGAGTGGACTGAGTGTGACAAAAGATTTAGACAAGGTGGAAGTATAACACAACACATATTAGTGCATACAGACGTTAACCTTCATGAGTGTGAAGAAACCTTcatgaagaaaatgtagaatagaaccgatgaagaacagaggtgccataggcacaatcagagaacactgtataaacatcagaagtccgcggttgttcaacgtcctcccagcaagcataagaaatattgccggaacaaccgtggacattttcaagaggaaactagatttattcctccaaggagtgccggaccaaccgggctgtggtgggtatgtgggcctgcgggccgctccaagcaacagcctggtggaccaaactctcacaagtcgagcctggcctcgggccgggcttggggagtagaagaactcccagaaccccatcaaccaggtatcaaccagtgtcTAAGGtctgggaaaagattcagtcttGTTTGAAGAATTAGGAGTGTGAGAATGATGCACACAGTTGAGCGTGACTGGTGTGGGTGTCGGAGAAGCATCATTTACTAACCCTCAAtacaatatgtatataatattgcTGCTCATTTTGTACAAGCAAATTAACACAAAAGTAGCTCTTTAATCATTCAAGGAAAATGAGATTCCAGAGGAATTTTCCCCTGAAGGAAGCGAGGATATCATAGCCACGTTgccattaaattcaccagctaataataataatgtgaatTCATCTTAAAACCTCAGTCTATGGAGTGTAAACATCATTAAACATCTCCCTGGAacgaacttaattatcagtactaaacCCATATTAAATATAAACCTTCTTTCCATCTCTTGATAAAAACGCATTTGGAGAAAAGTCGAcgcggaagagagagagagagagagagagtggcccTTTTAACCCGGAACTGTTGACACGTGTCATGTCATCTGGAGTAATGTCTCACTAAACAACATATTCTCCAGGAGCTGTACAGCACAAGTCGACACCATTGTATCCAGTGACAACATTGTATCCAGTGAGAACATTGTATCCAGTGAGAACATTGTATCCAGTGAGAACATTGTATGCAGTGAGAACATTGTATCCAGTGAGAACATTGTATGCAGTGAGAACATTGTATCCAGTGAGAACATTGTATCAAGTGAGAACATTGTATCCAGTGAGAACATTGTATCAAGTGAGAACATTGTATCCAGTGAGAACATTGTATCCAGTGAGAACATTGTATCAAGTGAGAACATTGTATCCAGTGAGAACATTGTATCCAGTGAGATCATTGTATCCAGTGAGAACATTGTATCCAGTGAGAACATTGTATCCAGTGAGAACATTGTATCCAGTGAGAACATTGTATCCAGTGAGAACATTGTATCCAGTGAGAACATTGTATCCAGTGAGAACATTGTATCCAGTGAGAACATTGTATCCAGTGAGAACATTGTATCCAGTGAGAACATTGTATCCAGTGAGAACATTGTATCCAGTGAGAACATTGTATCCAGTGAGAACATTGTATCCAGTGAGAACATTGTATCCAGTGAGAACATTGTATCCAGTGAGAACATTGTATCCAGCGAAAACATTGTATCCAGTGAAAACATTGTATCCAGTGAGAACATTGTATCAAGTGAGAACATTGTATCCAGTGAGAACATTGTATCCAGTGAGAGCATTGTATCAAGTGAGAACATTGTATCCAGTGAGAACATTGTATCCAGTGAGAACATTGTATCAAGTGAGAACATTGTATCCAGTGAGAACATTGTATCCAGTAAGATCATTGTATCCAGTGAGAACATTGTATCCAGTGAGAACATTGTATCCAGTGAGAACATTGTATCCAGTGAGAACATTGTATCCAGTGAGAACATTGTATCCAGTGAGAACATTGTATCCAGTGAGAACATTGTATCCAGTGAGAACATTGTATCCAGTGACAACATTGTATCCAGTGAGAACATTGTATCCAGTGACAACATTGTATCCAGTGACAACATTGTATCCAGTGAGAACATTGTATCCAGTGAGAACATTGTATCCAGTGAGAACATTGTATCCAGTGAGAACATTGTATCCAGTGAGAACATTGTATCCAGTGAGAACATTGTATCCAGTGAGAACATTGTATCCAGTGAGAACATTTTATCCAGTGAGAACATTGTATCCAGTGAGAACATTGTATCCAGTGAGATCATTGTATCCAGTGAGAACATTGTATCCAGTGAGAACATTGTATCCAGTGAGAACATTGTATCCAGTGAGAACATTGTATCCAGTGAGAACATTGTATCCAGTGAGATCATTGTATCCAGTGAGAACATTGTATCCAGTGAGAACATTGTATCCAGTGAGAACATTGTATCCAGTGAGAACATTGTATCCAGTGAGAACATTGTATCCAGTGAGAACATTGTATCCAGTGAGAACATTGTATCCAGTGAAAACATTGTATCCAGTGAGAACATTGTATCCAGTGAGAACATTGTATCCAGTGAGAACATTGTATCCAGTGAGAACATTGTATCCAGTGAGAACATTGTATCCAGTGAGAACATTGTATCCAGTGAGAACATTGTATCCAGTGAGAACATTGTATCCAGTGAAAACATTGTATCCAGTGAGAACATTGTATCCAGTGAGAACATTGTATCCAGTGAGAACATTGTATCCAGTGAGAACATTGTATCCAGTGAGAACATTGTATCCAGTGAGAACATTGTATCCAGTGAGAACATTGTATCCAGTGAGAACATTGTATCCAGTGAGAACATTGTATCCAGTGAGAACATTGTATCCAGTGAAAACCAGGTGACCGCCCCACCCTGCACACATTAATGTTGACTCACTGAGAGACGGGAGCCCAGGTGACAGCCCCACCCTACACACATTAATGTTGACTCACTGAGAGACGGGAGCCCAGGTGACCGCCCCACCCTGCACACATTAATGTTGACTCACTGAGAGACGGGAGCCCAGGTGACCGCCCCACCCTGCACACATTAATGTTGACTCACTGAGAGACGGGAGCCCAGGTGACAGCCCCACCCTACACACATTAATGTTGACTCACTGAGAGACGGGAGCCCAGGTGACCGCCCCACCCTGCACACATTAATGTTGACTCACTGAGAGACGGGAGCCCAGGTGACCGCACCACCCTGCACACATTAATGTTGACTCACTGAGAGACGGGAGCCCAGGTGACCGCCCCACCCTGCACACATTAATGTTGACTCACTGAGAGACGGGAGCCCAGGTGACAGCCCCACCCTACACACATTAA
This genomic stretch from Procambarus clarkii isolate CNS0578487 chromosome 5, FALCON_Pclarkii_2.0, whole genome shotgun sequence harbors:
- the LOC123766529 gene encoding uro-adherence factor A-like; amino-acid sequence: MNVLAAKENRFEVKFLWIPSHVDISRSCTAQVDTIVSSDNIVSSENIVSSENIVSSENIVCSENIVSSENIVCSENIVSSENIVSSENIVSSENIVSSENIVSSENIVSSENIVSSENIVSSENIVSSEIIVSSENIVSSENIVSSENIVSSENIVSSENIVSSENIVSSENIVSSENIVSSENIVSSENIVSSENIVSSENIVSSENIVSSENIVSSENIVSSENIVSSENIVSSENIVSSENIVSSENIVSSENIVSSESIVSSENIVSSENIVSSENIVSSENIVSSENIVSSKIIVSSENIVSSENIVSSENIVSSENIVSSENIVSSENIVSSENIVSSENIVSSDNIVSSENIVSSDNIVSSDNIVSSENIVSSENIVSSENIVSSENIVSSENIVSSENIVSSENIVSSENILSSENIVSSENIVSSEIIVSSENIVSSENIVSSENIVSSENIVSSENIVSSEIIVSSENIVSSENIVSSENIVSSENIVSSENIVSSENIVSSENIVSSENIVSSENIVSSENIVSSENIVSSENIVSSENIVSSENIVSSENIVSSENIVSSENIVSSENIVSSENIVSSENIVSSENIVSSENIVSSENIVSSENIVSSENIVSSENIVSSENIVSSENQVTAPPCTH